Part of the Impatiens glandulifera chromosome 8, dImpGla2.1, whole genome shotgun sequence genome is shown below.
AGAAATCAGTACTATTAGCCTTTTGGTTATCATTAACTGTTGTTGTTGTCTATGAATTCTTTGGTCAGGCGTGCTCTGTTTGATTTTGCAAAGAAAATTGCTCCCAAAGTTGTCATGTTCCTCCCAAGGAATGTTGATTATAACCAACTTGCAGACTTAGCCTTGTCTTCTGTTCCTCCATGGTCATTAGAGGTGAATTCTTGCAATATTTTTCTTAAGAATATTTTGATCCTTTGATccaaataactcaaaataatgCATTTAGAAGAAACCCAGATCAATAAATccttattttctattatttataacattctGCATCAGAAAAGCAAGATTTGAACCCCATTTTTTGTTTTCCTTATTATTAGAGCTCACTTTCATGCATTCTCAACGAACCGCACCCCTGTTTAAGCCAAAGAATCACACTAAACCGCCACAGATCATCAAAAGTCAATGAACATTAGGCTCACTATTCTCGTTTGACAGCATTCTTCTTCTATCTGACAATATATATGTTCCCAAAAGTCTAAATTTAAGcttctttttttcctttctcATAACCAGGTAGAGAGGAACTTCTTGAATGGCAAACTGAAGGCAATAACTGCATACTTTTCTGACCCATCAAGAAAAAGAATAGATATATATTAGAACCACCACAATAGTGTATCATCTGGAGTAAATTTTGTTTGCTATAAAATGTAGATCATGTAaaattctcattattttattttatatttatggtCGAGGCAAGCCGACGATAACAACttatgtaaattaatttattcaagtGGAGTAGCTTAAGAATTgcatcaattattttttagaacagTTTTagttaaaacttttatttaaaatgtcataaatttgaaaatgaaatttttcatttaaaaaaaattcatattgaataataaatattcttgAAGTTAAGCTGCAGCCTACATTGCATACCATATCCAGTTtgtttttataacaaataaattgctatttaaaaaatgttcaatTATTATCTaagatttgaacttatatagttttttttaatcagaTGGGTCAGATTTTTTTccaaatgaaaaaaacattctgttatattattttaatatattaattatgttttttaaattaatttgttatattttttaaataaaataatatttagagacGTTTTtgtatgtattattaaaaattgagaattatttttaatatttacccATTTTAATTGTTCAAGTTGGTTTGGGTaactaaaaaatgtttaatctaACAAAGACTTGATAAAATTTGAATAGAgatagattattatttattttttaaaaaattttataatgatataaCTTTGTGTAATGTTTATCAATTTggactatttatattttaaattaaatattttttttgagatatacacattcaaaattatggaatatgatttaaatattttataaaatttataatgtgtgaaaataattgaaaaaatcgaaaaaagagaaaattgatattttattttttatcagtGTAGTAAATTAATTCagaaaacaaaaatactaaattaaaatattaaaaagggatattcttttgtaaaaaaatcaaatgaccAAAATTGTGTCGGTTAATATTAAATCTAACACGTTCCAAAAAACAAATAGACCATTTAAGAATATGAAAACATGACAATAGTGAAATAGACAAATAATGGTTTATTAATATGcatataagtttataaattagttcatttattgtaagaataataaattatttttaaattaatagacattattcaattaatctatctatatatatatatatatataatgatacttaattttaaagtgtccggattggattgtcgggtcgagagttgtggttaatttgaatatatatatatatatatatatatgatatgagagtaaatgaataattgAGTCGGATTGAGAGTTGatctgcccataaacttaaaacggtttaaaataaaattaaaaatgctatagatataTTTTGAACTCACAACCTAACACAAAAAAGTACCACCATTTaaacaactaggctaataacactttatattttaaatttaacaccaagaTGAATgcaagacattttaataatataagttcaatttttttaactaactataatattatatatataaaatgatgcttaattttgaaagtatccagattgccgagtcgagagtctatatatataaataataatgctcaatttttaaagtgtccggattgttgggtcgagagttgtggttaatttggatacatacgtgagagtaaatgaatatttgggtcggattgtggattgacctgtccataaacttaaaacggtttaaaataaaattaaaaatattatatgtatgtttcgaatttacatttttaccgtaatttttttcgCGATTTTTTATATCCTTTTTCGTGCAAATTCACGGACTACCATGGCTACATGCTAGTTTCTTTAATATCAtgtaatcaaaataatttataaatatgtaaaattataaaataattcaaataatgtaACTAAATTTGAGTTATTAGCCCcctcaaatattatatttatatattcagaATATATCTTTAATCAAGGTTGACCAACAAGCtatagcattaaaaaaatcacagatattatatatatatatatatatatatatatatatatatatatatatatatatatatatatatattaatttagaaacTTAAACCTTTATCGCTTCAACTATTTGGTTTTCATGTtatagatttattattttttcttaccttaaaatgtaataaaatacaCCAAAATTGTTGATtggaataaaatcaaattataaataaaaataaaatagaattaatCAAAAACTTATCcactcaaaatatattaattaatattataatttacaaagaaaaatttaaaatataacaactTTATTTGTGTTACCTTATTttgcaaaataaatataactttatttgtGTTACTTTATTTcgaataactttattttttattttttaaaaatgaatcaaaatatttaaaataataaaacttatagtattaacttttttttcttatcagAAAAAGGCAAtaaccatttaaaattaattttttttataaataaaataatatcattttaaataacaatacttaattatacttaaatataaaataaattatttaattaactataattaatatttaaacattatataaaaaaccatgatttataatattaaattttcactaaaaacataaatatttcaacaaaatcatatctaacattttaaatacaatatatatatatatatatatatatatatatatatattatatatatattagtatattatatatatattagtatattatatataaaaatgaatcaaaatatttaaaataataaaatttatttaaaaaaaatatattaaacttctTATGccttaaatataattaaaaatatattatataattattttttttttaaataattttttattatgactCTAGACAAAGATTATCAACAGAAATAATAAACACGGCAGCAGTGCCTAAGATAAATATAGACTATATTTCCTGAGTTTCTTATGctcaacaaatttaaataaatgattataaacataaaacatcacaatatatatagataagtgaatgcataaatttaatgaaagtcTTTCTTTCTCATATAAATtgtttacaaaattataaaagaatcaAATGAATAAAAGATTTCGATTATTATGACAATTAACATTCGAAAATTCAACATAAAACCAAATTGATGAATAAGTTAACCAAAAAATCTCAAAACCTCTCTCAAATTTTCATGTCAATGCAACAACCAAAAGAACATTTAAGAAACTATCCAACTGAAAAAAAAAGGTATCAAATAGATACTAATAAGTTATACTAAAAACGTTTTCAACCAAAAGACTTTAATCTTTCAAGCGACGATACTGTCGCTTAGTGACATCGATGCCATCTGACTAGTTGGGCTACTTACCTGTTGTTGCTGCTGAACTTTCCTTAAAACGTCTAGAGCTTCCGACACTTTAGCTTTCAATGCTTCGGGCGATTCAAGCAAATGTAATACCTCAGTCTGGTCCATCTCCAGAAGCATTCCTGTCACTTTAGCTGCATTCTCATTTTCCAGTTTGTGAACCAAAGGAAACAGATTTTCACCCAGCATCTGTTGTTATGCACAAGAAGACCAAAAGATCGTTTTAATGGTATTTTAGGATGATATGTTGCAGAATTTAAGCGTGTTCAATTTTAGCTTTTGAATAAGAAATGAGTATTTACCATCCTCTGCTGCTCTGGAGTTGCATTTGCAAGAGAACTGATTAAGGCAGTAACTGGAACAGGTTGTGCAAGGCCAGCACCATTATCATATGAAACAGGAACAGGAATAGGAACTATTCCACCACCCGAAACTGGAGCATCATTCACGATATTGCGAGTTCCTGGTGGATAACGGTAAACACGCCCTCCTCCTCCTCTAGGCATCAACATCTGTTATTATACCATGCAAAACAGgggaaaattaaatatatatatatatatatatatatgtgtgtataaagaaagaaatttcaaaaaatacgATGCAAAGTCTCACCTGCTGTTGTTGCATAAGTGGAACAGATTGCGGTTGTTGCATAGGACCACCACCTCCTCCGCGTCTGCCGCCAGGGCGTTGTTGGTTATACTGACCGGCCTGTTGGATGAATGGGTAAATGAAGTTAGGCATTGCTGCACCACCAGGAGGCCTCATTCCAGGTACAAGCTGTTGCTGATAACCGAAACCAGCCTGCAAGTAAATTCCGATATCAGGATTAGGGTTGAATACAAAGATAGGAGGAAGATTAACATTCTCAATTTTTAAGTTGGATTATTTGGTATCATGTACAAACAAATCacgatttataaattatgacaCATATGAGTCTAGATTTAGATCCTGATCTTCGAAAAACAAATCATGGTcatttttataccaaatgaaataaaatgattaaactATAAGAAAACAGTCTTATACTGTGATTGTGAGAAAATAATAGTTTTCAAAGCAATTTAGTATTCAATTTAAGCAAGCATTTTAACCTGAGAAGGGATCATGGTGGGTGGTGGTGGTTGTCCATATATGAATTGTTGGCCAATCCCCGGTGAATACATTGGCATACGAGGGCTCATTGATGGTGGCATTGTCATAGGTCGCATCTGAGAAAACTGAGCCTGCAATTCAAAGCATATGATTAAGATTCATACAAATAACACAGTGAGtcgtaaaaaaatgatatacCTGTAATTTTGCTTGCCTATCTTCTTTTCGTTGGGCAATAGCTACATAAAGTGGTTTGCTTACAACCATTTTTCCATTCATCACTAATAACTgcagataaatatataataggcATCACCAAATGCATCTTTTTCGttctttttgaaatattttaagaagAACAAAACAATAGATTCACTTACTGCACGAGATGATTCCTCAGCAGTTGAGAATGCAACAAAACCTGAACCCCTGCTGATCCCGTTAGGATCTCTCATGacctacaaaaatatatttcgTTAATAAGAGATTGGTTACAATGTTGATAATTTCATATGCATCAGACATACTTTGAAAGAGGTAATTGTGCCAAACTCGGAGAACAAATCCTTAAACTTATCATCATCAATGCTGTCATCCAAATTCTTGATGTATAAATTCAGTCCTTGAGATTTGTCAACAATTTCTTTAGCAGTCTGCTCAAACTTAGACTTTAACTCAACCGCCCTATCAGATTTCTTCTGAGCTCTCCCAACATACCATTCCTTATCATCAAACGTTTTTCCATTTAGTCCCTCAACACAATTGGAAGCATTATCAGGATTCTCAAAGTTAACAAATCCAAAACATTTCGACTTTCCATCAGCATCTTTCATCACCACAACACTGGTAATAGCTCCATACTCACCGAATATATCCTTCAATTCTTCCTCTGTTATTGACTCAGCAAGATTCTTCACATAAACATTGTTATACTTGTTACTGTCTAATAAAGTTTCCCTTTCCTGTTTACGAACAAAGTTTCCCACATAAACTGGTTTGTCGTTTAATAGCATGCCATTTAACTTCGCAATTGCTATTTTCGAAGATTCCTCATTGCTAAACTGCACAAAACCATATCCTCTGGAGAAACCATAATGATCAGATGCTACCTTGCAAGAAATTATAGTTCCAAATGTACTGAAAGTATCATGTAATTGTTTGTTGTCGATTGTTTTGTCCAAATTCTGTAAGATGGTAGAAATCAAATTAGAAAATCATGTTCATAAAATCTCGAATAAAACTTCATGTACTTACTTTTATGAATACGTTACCAGCACCACTCCTTCTTAAGGTAGGATCGCGACACGAAAGCATAACTCTGATTGATTTTCCATTCAGTAAAGTGAAATTAAGCATTTGAATTGCCCTGTTAGCTGCAAATTGCAATAACAGTTTGATCACCACCTAACATGTAAAACTGTAAACAGATTATAAAACTCGAGAATTAACGATTTCCTTACCATCATCTGCATTTCCGTAATTCACATAACCATAGCCGAGAGAATGACGAGTAGTCATATCCTTACAAACCCTAACAGAAATGACCTGACCTATATGACTGAAATGATCATACAATACAGAATCAGTTACATTGACGTCCAAGTCACCTACATATAGAGACGTTGTACCAAACTGATTCCCTGCAGCCACACCGTTCGCCGGTGGTGCCACTGTATCTTCTCCGGTCGCTGGTGTTGGTGGTGCCGCCGTAACGGTGCCGTCAGTGGCTGCTGGTGTCGTCATGGTGCCGGCAGTGGCTGGTGGTGGTGCCGTCATGGCTCCGGCATTGGCCGGTGGTGGTGCCTCCATGGCTCCGGCAGTGGCCGGTGGTGGTGGTGCCGCCATAGCACCGCCGCCGATCGGCCCTGAGACGTGATTCTGTTGAACCTGTGCCATGACtaattttttcacttttttcagttaaaaatgaaaataaagagagaaacaAACCCAATAGagtgagaaaatattttaatatataagaatGGGTAAaagtcaaatatataaataaatagataagaACGAGTCTAAAGGTAAAAAATaggagtaaaataaatataatgattcctaaaataaaaattactttatttaattataagaatataaaagtagcttttaaataatatttgttatattataactaattttcactttataataaaaatattatttttatataaataataaattatatatattattttaatatatatctttctaatttaaacattaaaataagaataatttaaaaaaaatatatgtttattttgaaaattatttatattattttttatattatatatctaaacttttataattaaataaataacaaattaataaataattttgtctttacatatttaaaaaattataattcaattatttaaatatatatattcaataattttaattttctattatataataaaatctttattttcaatataaattcaaataaataaccaaattcatactttattatatttaaaataaaattttataattaataattatgaattatttaatgtGTTGTCTTTAAatctaattcattttttattataaataatttcttacttattttatttatattctctaaATCTAATTTCTCTATATACtctaattctataaataaattatataaatcttaaatatataataaggagaaactaaacaaaaaaaataataatttaaaagaatataataatttataacaatatttaaaacaaatacaaagaTAATATCTactttttatctataaatattagtttaatatatcctaattctattaatatataattttaatttcatttatttattttcatgaaattaaaaataataatttaatattaacactaaaatataagttaatatttgtttaatagaataaaagattttaaaatgtattatttatttaaatattaattttaatattttctaacattaattaattgtaaaacattttttattttatttattttaaaaagtcatATTTTGTATAATCTGGCAGAATTaagtgtcattttattaaagtatTATAACTATCTCCTattaatatatctttaataatttaataatgatatatctttaatttaaattaatttttatttattttaaattaaaatatttacaaccaaactaacaatatttaattatatatatttaaaatatattcatgttTATTACAAATcaactattaatgattttgatttaaaaaaatcatttacaaTCAAAactgatatattttaattatattatgtcccaaactaattattaaattttttttcatttaaaatcaGTATACACAGACAAAGTATAACCATTTTTTGTGTATAAAAGTTGTAAATCACCTTGAACAAGTGTCCCATTGTAATAATTTTGTGTCatgttattaaaatatcttatatttgtaacataagtttattattttttacaaatttttattattgatttttgtaACAagcaaaaatttaaaaaaaaacataagataaagtatatttttaattttcataatttttaaaataaaactcttatCATTTGAATTACCTTAAAGGTTAGTctaatatttacttattttactaatttatattacattacattaataaaattagactaaatacttttaaaattaatatgatagCTGAATCAAATTTAAGgaagaaattataaattgtccattaaaaaaatgaatttggtCAAAAGAAAATggttttagttaaatatatagagacaaacatataaatttgttaaatatataacacaTTTAATTTAAGtgcaattataatataaaatggtTTTCCATGTCAACTACCATATAACCGCAGATCCATGAAGAAGTTTTTTACCACTAAATGATTAGTTTCTTAAATTAGGTAAGTTTGTTTCTGCCTAGGTTTGCTATACACTAAATCTTTGGCTCCAGAAATCTTGAATATTGACGGTTCCCTCTTGAGATTAATCGATTCTCAGATTTTCAAGTCAATTCGATTTCAATAAGAACAACAAAAGATTATTATGTTTCTTTGAATTCTGACCAAATTTTAATAGGATAAAGTAATGGATTCTCCTGTTGGAGATGATGGCGCCACTGCTGACTGCAAAGGCGAGGAAATCGACAGGCTCTTGGCCGAAACATccacatcttcttcttctatacCATTGTCAAACGCTGCAGGAATTCAACAACATTCAGATGACAGGAAAATGGTGTCAATCGATGTGGAGGTAAACGAGGACCAATGGGATACAAGGTTTTCGTGGAAGAAGCTATGGCGGTTCACGGGTCCAGGTCTGCTGATGAGCATAGCATTCTTAGATCCTGGTAACATAGAAGGGGATTTGCAAGCCGGTGCAATAGCGGGTTACTCATTGTTATGGCTAACAATGTGGGCAACGTTGGCTGGCCTACTTATCCAGCTGTTATCGGCCCGTTTAGGAGTAGTGACGGGGAGACACTTGGCGGAGATATGCAGAGAGGAGTACCCAACTTGGGCGGGGCTTTCGCTATGGGTAATGGCTGAGGTGGCGCTTATCGGGGCCGATATCCAGGAGGTTGTAGGGAGTGCTATTGCAATTAAGATTCTAAGTGATGGGTTTTTACCCCTTTGGGCTGGTGTTCTAATTACAGCCTCTGATTGGTAAGAACATTTGAATATATTTGAAATCTTTGGTTGATTGATTGGCTGAAGTGGTTGGTGTTTCCTGTAAATGTAAATCATGCAGTTTTGTGTTCCTGTTTCTTGAGAACTACGGAGTTAGGCAATTAGAAGCAGTTTTTGCAGTTTTCATCGCATTGATGACACTTACATTTGCCTGGATGTTTGTTGACACAGAGCCCAGTGGGAAGGAACTTGCCATAGGTTAGTTTCAAATAAATGTAATTCAGACTATCAAACGCGAGAACTAACCGCGTTTACTTGGCACTACAGGTATTTTGGTGCCGAGAATGAGCTCAAAGACGATAAACCAAGCTGTGGGGATTGTGGGTTGTATTATAACCCCGCATAACGTTTTCCTCCATTCGGCCTTAGTACAGTCTAGAAAAATAGATCCCAACAAGAAAGCCATGGTAAGGGAGGCTGTGACTTACTTCTCAATCGAATCATCTGCTGCCCTTTTCATTTCCTTCTTGATCAACTTGTTTGTCACAACCGTGTTTGCTAAAGGCTTCTACGGCACAGAACAAGCTGAGTTCGTCGGGCTGGCAAACGCAGGCCAATATCTGGAAGACAAGTATGGAGGCGGTATGTTCCCAATTTTGTACATTTGGGGAATCGGTTTGTTAGTGGCAGGACAGAGCAGCACGATTACAGGCACATACACCGGTGAGTTTATCATGGGTGGATTTTTAAACCTAAAGTCTAAGAAATGGATAAGGTCATTAATAACGAGATCATGCGCCATCCTACCGACCATGATCATCGCGCTTTTCTTCAACAGGACAGACTCTTCGCTCGATATATTGAACGAATGGCTCAACGTTCTTCAGTCCATGCAGATACCTTTTTCGGTTATCCCTCTACTCACAATGGTATCCAAGGAGGAACTCATGGGAGACTTCAAAATCGGGTTTATTATGCAGAGGACAGTTTGGACGTTGGCTGCACTGATATTAGCGATAAATGGTTACGTTATGGTGAATTTTATGCTATCGGAGGTGACAGGGGTTGGGATAGGGATTTTGACTGCGGTTGGTGGGACTGCCTATTTGTCGTTTATCCTCTACCTTATCTCGTATTCATATACAAGTGGAAGCCAAATGGATGCAAATGGCTTCACAGATATAAGCAGTAGGATTTGAGACAAAAAAAGTAGTTCAATTCAGGAGGCAATAGATATTAGATAGTGATAGAAAGGTGGGGGTAAATATACTTACAAGCGGATACATACATTAATTCAAtgtcatattttgacaattATATTAACCAAATACATACAAATCATGATCAAATCACACACAGATCACAGAATAGGCTTTTGGCAGGACGAAGAGAACTACTTCCTTTAAAAGTCCATCTTTTTATTATGTACCCTGCAATGAACCAGGTTTTAGCTACCTATTGTTGTAATTCTATAGCATAATGGACTTTAATTTTTCGGGTTTTCTAGTTCTCTCTAGCAGTTTAAGGATAAGCTACATCCCAACAAGAGTTAGGCTATTTGTTTGATGCGTGAGTTATTccagattattttcaaataacctactATTCAATCAACAATCTACTTATCAATCACTAAAACCATGTTAATAACCTGATTTTTAATAACCTACATGAAACAATGTTATTGAATAACCGTGTTGGTTATATGCATATGATGAGGCTAAGCTACAGAATATACATGTATCGAAAGTATATGGAGAAGTACTTACTGATGATAAACTTCATTCACACATATAGAGGCCTACATCAGATCAGCTCATGCTCAAGTTCAACCAGTAGTGAACTTGACTTCCATTTCTCTGCATGTAAATGAATAGTTAAGAAGAAACAGAAAAGAAGGATACAAGGAATAGGTTAAAGTTAAACGCGTTTGACTATTACATTTGCTTTCCTTCAGATGGCTTATCCTCTGTATAATCTTGATCACCAGGAGCTCCAGCTTCCAGAGATTTTTTGATAATATCACCCTTGTACACAAGAAAACTGATCATCATTacaaatgaataataataataagagtgcATGCATATCCACTGAAAAGAAAGAATCTTACAGATGAATTTTCTTCCATCCATTGAGGGTATTTATCAGAAAGTAGGTTGATATAATGCTCCATAGCCACATCTGGACTCATATTTCCCAATCTCTGCCATGAATTCCTTGCACAATGGAATCATTTGGCCTCCATCACTCACATATAGCAGCTTTCAACCCTGTTATTTTTAACTAGCAATCAAACTAATACCCTAAGCTTTTTTATGCATCCATATTCCATACTTATATTTCGATCATCATCCCTATCTATTACTGCAATCAGCAACCCTAATGTTcattcttttctattttttctggTTTTTCTAGAACACATTGCATATAGATAAAAGATAGTGTAGTTTCATCACCATCCCAAATTCCCAATCCTATATTTAAGCCTAGCTAGACAATTTTGTAAAGCACAACATGGTCAGTAATTAGTAATCAGTATACAAATTTTGCCAAAACAGGGCATATAGGAGAAAGAGAATGTATTATACCATTTGGATCGGGCAGAAAGTTTGATAGCCATAGGTTGAGGCTCCTGACATGGTCCTTCCAAAGCAACCTTGTGAAGACCATAAAGCTGCATATGAAGATCATTCCCCCAAATATCTTCACTCATACCAGCGACGAATTTGGAAGCCTGGTTAAAGACTTTCTGCAGCTTACTCTGCTCAACTCCTTCCCAGTCATCTTCATTGCCATCACTCCATCCATCTCCTCCTTGATTCAGTTCACTTCCATAACGCGTGTCATCAACTTCTTCTTCGTTGCCGATCCGATCATTGACGTCAACATTCTCAATGATCTTATCTTCTTCAGCCAAAGAATTAACTGCTTTAACTTCTCCAAAAGCACAGGATTCATCAAACCGTGTGGAGACCATACTAATTAGGTTTTCCTTTGTAGTTTCATCAACTTCTTCTTCGTTGCCGATCCGATCATTGACGTCAACATTCTCAATGATCTTATCTTCTTCAGCCAAAGAATTCACTGCTTTAACTTCTCCAAAAGCACCGGATTCATCAAACCGTGTGGAGACCATACTAATCAGGTTTTCCTTTGTAGTTTCATCAGATTCTATCTTCTCTCCCTTCACTTCAACCTCTTGAGCGATTTCTACGGGAAACTCACGACTGATGAACACTATTTCAGTGGACTTGGACTTCTCTAACGATCCGACAACAACAACGTTAGTCGCGGCAGATTCACGCAGTTGTTCCTGCACAAGCTCGTCACTGGAAATCGACGATTCTAATTTATTAACAGATTCTATTATATCAAAGTGATGAACCTGTTCGTGAACTCCTTGCAAGATCATTCGTTCAGTGTTTTGGCTCTCTGAATACCGAAATCTAcactcctcctcctcctcctcaacCGTCAACTCCGGCGAGAGAAACTCTGTACCGTCGAGATCGTTTCCAGATGCTGACTCCGATGATTGTTGATCGTCGCCGGCGGAAGCGAATGAGATGAGTTTAGCGATGAGGAAAGAAAGAAGTACGGCAACGAATAGCGTGAGAAGGAGGTCGAGAA
Proteins encoded:
- the LOC124912742 gene encoding polyadenylate-binding protein 2-like, with translation MAQVQQNHVSGPIGGGAMAAPPPPATAGAMEAPPPANAGAMTAPPPATAGTMTTPAATDGTVTAAPPTPATGEDTVAPPANGVAAGNQFGTTSLYVGDLDVNVTDSVLYDHFSHIGQVISVRVCKDMTTRHSLGYGYVNYGNADDANRAIQMLNFTLLNGKSIRVMLSCRDPTLRRSGAGNVFIKNLDKTIDNKQLHDTFSTFGTIISCKVASDHYGFSRGYGFVQFSNEESSKIAIAKLNGMLLNDKPVYVGNFVRKQERETLLDSNKYNNVYVKNLAESITEEELKDIFGEYGAITSVVVMKDADGKSKCFGFVNFENPDNASNCVEGLNGKTFDDKEWYVGRAQKKSDRAVELKSKFEQTAKEIVDKSQGLNLYIKNLDDSIDDDKFKDLFSEFGTITSFKVMRDPNGISRGSGFVAFSTAEESSRALLVMNGKMVVSKPLYVAIAQRKEDRQAKLQAQFSQMRPMTMPPSMSPRMPMYSPGIGQQFIYGQPPPPTMIPSQAGFGYQQQLVPGMRPPGGAAMPNFIYPFIQQAGQYNQQRPGGRRGGGGGPMQQPQSVPLMQQQQMLMPRGGGGRVYRYPPGTRNIVNDAPVSGGGIVPIPVPVSYDNGAGLAQPVPVTALISSLANATPEQQRMMLGENLFPLVHKLENENAAKVTGMLLEMDQTEVLHLLESPEALKAKVSEALDVLRKVQQQQQVSSPTSQMASMSLSDSIVA
- the LOC124911922 gene encoding acyl-CoA-binding domain-containing protein 3-like encodes the protein MELLLDLLLTLFVAVLLSFLIAKLISFASAGDDQQSSESASGNDLDGTEFLSPELTVEEEEEECRFRYSESQNTERMILQGVHEQVHHFDIIESVNKLESSISSDELVQEQLRESAATNVVVVGSLEKSKSTEIVFISREFPVEIAQEVEVKGEKIESDETTKENLISMVSTRFDESGAFGEVKAVNSLAEEDKIIENVDVNDRIGNEEEVDETTKENLISMVSTRFDESCAFGEVKAVNSLAEEDKIIENVDVNDRIGNEEEVDDTRYGSELNQGGDGWSDGNEDDWEGVEQSKLQKVFNQASKFVAGMSEDIWGNDLHMQLYGLHKVALEGPCQEPQPMAIKLSARSKWVESCYM